From the Colletotrichum lupini chromosome 1, complete sequence genome, the window ATGTAAGTTTGTGACATTAGATCTGTTTGAAGCATTCTTGAGTCGCTGCAGATGTCTGCGGAGCGCTCTCGAAAGTCTACGGCGCTGACGCTCTACGCTATTCATGATTTCCTTCAGATCCTAGCTAACCTCTAACTAGGAATTTTTGTTAGGTTTGTTAGCTCACTTCGCCAAAGCCTTTGCCTTTCTATCATGGATGTCGATAACAGGAGAATTAGGCTTCCCACTCTTGAATAAAGCCCGAATATTCTCAAAACACTCCCTCTCAGCCTTCTGAAAAGCCATGTCTGTGAGGCCACCAAGATGAGGTTGCGCAATCACGTTATCGTGTTGAACCAAGGCCATGTCTGGCTTGGGCTCGTCGCAGAAAACATCGAGGCCAGCGCGCGCCACCTTGCCAGAGTCCAGAGCGTCCTTGAGCGCCGCCTCGTTGATGACGGGCCCGCGAGCAGTATTGACGATGAATACGCCGTCCTTCATTGCGGCAAACTCTGCGGGTCCGATCAGACCAGTCGTCTGGTCGTTGAGCGGGCAGTTGAGTGACACGATATCGGACTTGCCGAGAAGGTCCTCCAGTGTTGGGGAGTATATCGCGTTGTACTTTGCTTCATCTTCCGCGGGAAGCTGGTGGCGGTTGTGGTATCTGATCTTGAGGTTGAAGACGGCTGCTTTCTTTGCGAGGTACTGCGCGATTACTCAGATTAGCTTGGCAATTCTGCAATGCGGTCTTGATGCGATGGGCCAGAACATACTTTGCCAATAGCCCCCATCCCGACAATACCCATAGTCAAGCCGGACGGATCTCTCCCAGGAACAAGCCCTGGGACCGCTCTCCAGGTGCCGGCCTTGGCGCTCTTCTCTGCATTGCTCGTATTGCGCAGAACAGCCAACGTCAAAAACAGAGCCATATCCGCCGTTGCCTCGGCCACGGCGTCGACTGTATTGCAGAACCAGATGCCCTCCGAGGCCATCCACTCCACGTCGAACTCGTTGTACCCGGCACTAGCGGACGTGATAATTTTGCAGTTGGGTGCTAGAGCGCTCAAGAGACCCTTGTCGAACGGCTCGTACGGCGGTGTGCCCATGCGGATGATGAAGGCATCGATGGGGCCGTTCTTCTCGATCTCCTCTGGCAGCATGGCTATCGTTTCCTTGCGGTCTGTTGCTTCGAGAACGGAATAGTCGAACTCGGTCTTGAAGTCGGCGAGGTAGTCGTCGCCGACATATTTTGGAGTGCCGAGTGCCACGACTCGGGGCTTCCTTGAGCCCAAGTCATCTGTCCGAGCTGGTGCCATGATTCTGTGCAAAATATCTTCTTCTCAACGACAGAGCAAGGGTTGTGGTATGATAGCAGGCTGTTGGATATAATTCAATAGTAATCGCGGGGTATATGGATGTCGGGAGAAAGAAATACGCAGGGTGTCAGACAAGCAGCCGACTGAAAAAGACATGTCATTTAGCCGCAACATCGCCGGCTGCTTTTGAAATAACATTGAAAAGGTGCCCGAATCATCCCACAATTACCGGAATTGTTGCCCGTCAGTGACAAACAGAAATACATCAGCTATCACATTCCGCCGACAAATCAACTCAACTCTTACGCCCGGCTTTTTTCCGGTGCGGATCCGAATCACGGAGGGGCTTCTACAGTGGTCGGATTCTCCCGAACCGCAGGGGACCCCACTCGGGAGGACCCGAATCCGGGGAGACCTTGGCTTTTTTGTCTCGACAACTTTCTCTCCTTCAAGTTGATCAGTTTACGTACGAACTGCGGGGTAACCACAAACCACTTCCAATTGGGTGATTGTGCGGCTAATCGTTTGGAGAGCATATCAGAAAACCCCCCATGGGTGAACCAACTGTTATCGATGATGTCCATGTAGTTGCTGATGGTTTCGATAAGCATCGGTAACTCAAGAGCCTTTCTTCGGCAGTCTCAGACGCGGCGTCTGCTTAAAGAAAGACGCTTTTGTCACTAGAACAAGAATATCCGAAGAGCTCGTCAACCACGTGAACTTCCGAGTACTGAGATTATACTTCAACATGGCTCAAGCTACACAAAGTCTGTCACCGCTTGGTTTCATTGCCATAGAGGTGAATATACACCGACCACCGGGTGATCCCTACAACAAGCGCACCTGGCCGTTTCCTCTCATCCGTGAAATGGCAGAAGGGTCAAAAGTTTCGCAGGTCGTCACGTCTTCTAGCTATGACTCTACATTCATAGACCGTTTTGTGGATGCGGGACTGCGTTTAGCGGCTAGAGGTTGCGTGGGCATCATCACTAGTTGCGGGTTCCTTGCACTAGCCCAAGCCGAGTGAGTATAATGCCGAACATCATTTGCCATTAACTCAACTCCAAGGAGAAACCCAAAGTCTGATTTGTGAATATGTTAGACTCACCGCAAGGTTGCCCATCCCGATCGCCACGTCGTCGCTAGCCCAACTGCCCTCAATACTACCTCTGCTTCCGCCTGGCAAGAGTGTGGGAGTTCTCACTTATGATGAGTCAAGACTAGGCTCCCAGCACCTTGCAAGCTTTGTGCCCGAACAGGCACTTTCCAAGGTAGTTATCCGCGGAGTGCCTCCCGACGGTCATTTGAGGGGCACAATTGGAAGGGGCGCCCCTTATGTCCATGCAGACATTGAGGCAGAGCTCGTCGCCGTTGCCAAAAGCTTTGTTGCTAGTCGGCCTGACATCAGGATTCTAGTACTTGAATGCACCAATATGCCCCCTTTCTCGGAGGCAATATTCAGAGCACTAGATGGCAAGATTCCTGTTTATGATGTGTACACCATGGGCCAGTGGTTTTACTCTGGGTTAGTGAGACCAACGCCAGTTTATTGGCATGGTTAGCAACATCTGCAATGATGTCAGAGTCGAAGCCTTTATGATGACTATATGAACGCAATTGGATCACAGTCGAGTCCGTTTCAGCTTGGCATCTCTTTGTTTACCCTAGTTTAAATGATTAGTTCTCCAGTAATCACCACACTATTGTGAGTGCGAATGGATGTTGACTTTTCTTCTCTCCCGTGTTTACTAAACACGTCTATTCCCATGCAGTCTCataataaaaagtcgccTCCTGACTCCTTCAAAATCAACTGATACTCTGGTACAAACTGCATATACATGACTTCCGGTGTACCCGTGCCATCCTTTGTGTACTGCGCCTCCTCTTCGCCGACAAACGTCTTCTTCAGTCCACCGGCAGCACCGTTGGTTCCAGGAGCAACAGCCTGCTCAACAAGGAACTGAGCCTGGCAACAACGTTCAAGCGCGATAAAGAACGCAGCTGCCTCAGCCACCGTCCCACCGGCGGTGAGTAGTCCGTGGTTTTGGAGGATGATGTTCTTGTTGGTGGGGCCGAGGGCTTCGGCGATATGCTCGCCCTCTTCCTTTGCCAGTACGACGCCACCGAATCCTTCGTAGACAGAGAGGTCGTTGTAGAACATGCATGAGTCTTTTTGATGGCATAATTAGAACTGCATCTCTCCACAGTAGTGCGCGATGAGGTCGGGAGTTGTGGCTTACCTTGGTTAAGCATGTCGATCGGACGTCCGAAAGTGCTCCACGCCCGGCCGTAGGGGCTGTGCATGTGGCAGGCGGCGTTGATATCCGGCCTTCTCTTGTGGAGAACGGAGTGAATGGTGAAGCCGGCGGTATTTACCGGCTTGTCTGCACCGCCAATGCGGTTGCCATCCTCATCGATGTGAACCATGTCCGACACCTTTAGCACGCCAAAATGCACTCCATACGGGTTGATCCAGAACGTGTCCGGTCTAATGGGGTCTTACAGGAATTCTCAGCATAGTCCTCGCCTGTTTGTATTGATAgtaaagaggaaaagggaAGAAAGCATACCTCGTAGACTGATGTGCCCACTGCTTCCATCAGAAAATCCCAATTTGGCAAAGATGCGAAACGCGGCTGCCATCTGTTCCAGCTGCCATTTTCGGGCGGCTTCTTTGGATTCGGGAACCGGGATCTGGTGTAGGCGCTTGACCTTGCCGCCACCCGCCTTGCCCGAGTCCAGCGCCGAACCGAGCGGCGTCGGCACCGGTGGTGCTTGTGCGGGTGTGGGTGCCGTAACGGTTGTGGTGGTTGACATGGTGGGCGATGTGGTAGGTAACGCTCTCGACTGCAATGTGCCTTCAAAGAAGGGGAGGTGGTTTTCCTCGGCTGTGTCTTCTGATCAAACCCTCGTCCTCTCGCGATGTGACCTTGAAAGAATGAGAAAGTCGAGTAAGTGAGCGCTCAGTGCAATACCAAATGGCGGTTACTCCGCATGAGGTGATGGAGAAGAGCGGATAAGCACAACAGCAATGTCGCCATCACTCGGAAACCTCCGACCCTGGCGGTTGGGGACGGTTCATGCCCGACTAAGGCCGCTCCTTGCTTCCGATCCACCTTTCGGCAAGATGGCGAGCTGCCGGCGCCTCCACCGCCCCATATCCGAAGCCACTAAACGAATCGCAGTGACATCTTAGCAGTAGTCTCCGGCGTAAGCCGGACGACGTAGTCGATGACCTCGGTCATGCTTGCTAGAGTAAGTCATCTGACGGCTGTTAGTAACTTATCTCACAGTAGGAAGGTTTGCTAGTTAGAGTAATTGTTTTCGTAATGCTCTCGGGAAGAACCATGAGGCCTAATGtcacgtaatagggatagtaatcgcaccttataaagtgcccgtcacgtgctaaatcacgtatctatcttagatatcgtatatatagaccttttccttttgtttatttctactttaatagttaagctacttttattatactctatatacttattattacgtactataacttataataattataagcttagttcttaattaagaccttatacgcgctataagtaagggtattaaagtttaaaagtACGTCGACTTAGATActctaaattttaatatattccttaacccctttatagtacttattttacttttaaaatttagataattagttataatttataataaaaaaaaactacaagcttactaagcccgttataaagtatttaagaataactaAAGAAACTAGGAAATCCTCCGCTAgtagcttttaaatataactcttaatacgaaccttttaacttctttaaatataaataacttatagaactaagctaagtttctttttataaagctagttatattatttactttacgtaaataaatctattcttatactatatttataaaaaagatttatatactcaagagtatttagaaataataagagcttaatactaaatataaataacttatagtttataaacgtaatattattaatatatatattaaaatccttacttagtaattaataaaattaattaacgctatattatataaatacgtattttaaaaagctattaaaaacggtactaagtttagtatatagcgaattattaaatatttaaaataggaatttATGCCccctaaattagtaataaggaatacggtttaaaaggagtattaataagcccttaataaagcgaggattagaattaacccttaatattaatataaggagtaataatctatttacctccgagttaaaatatataatattttagaaattaataaaaaaatcgccgtatttaacttcttagttatagttaagtttagacttaaccctatatagggctaatatatatataaaacctttagcgaattaatagccttcggaacgtatataaggaccctcgaggagattatatatatatttagtttagtaacttaagacgtatatactaaacgatcTTTAGGTTAAGGAGgggcttattttacttttattaaacgctctaacttaattaacaatataaataataaaaataatattatatatttttataattacgtatatttataGCGCCCTATagcgtattaaaaattaaaataggtacttataagctaaaacgctaataagttattaatataaatactaaggagctatataaaagaagtccttattattattaaattaaataagtagaaattattttataataagcttaagaaagctagttagctaaggaacgatagaacccctaaaaaacctaggtttttaaaaagatcctctaactaacttatagcgagcttattaataaactaggacgagggctacgtaattactatacttataaagagttaagacttaaaaataaacgtaatttttagtacttttataagtaatacttaccccctttcttagaatataataataaatagctataaagtaatatatttaattaataataagagcctatttaaacccaagagttacgtattattaagtaataaagactatattaaattaagaactattatattacttattattatacgtagtacttatattataaagggcgtccTAAACGGACTTAAAGGAAAGGGAACTTACGATTTAAAGCTCTAaaacgttacttatattaagggattttatattaatatagtcttagagactttactaaataaaagcgtactttaatactacggtctagattatattttataatagggaacgctttataaaagtactattaaaaaatagcttatttaaaaaaataatttagttttctttgaatataagctttttaatcctatcctttttttataaactttaagtatattttataaagcctagttagtattatattattaattagctatagaaaattctattatttatattaatatacttataagaggtttaatagcgcgctcttttagtactttaaaataagttatttcggacctaatactctttattaattactatat encodes:
- a CDS encoding class II Aldolase and Adducin domain-containing protein, with translation MSTTTTVTAPTPAQAPPVPTPLGSALDSGKAGGGKVKRLHQIPVPESKEAARKWQLEQMAAAFRIFAKLGFSDGSSGHISLRVHFGVLKVSDMVHIDEDGNRIGGADKPVNTAGFTIHSVLHKRRPDINAACHMHSPYGRAWSTFGRPIDMLNQDSCMFYNDLSVYEGFGGVVLAKEEGEHIAEALGPTNKNIILQNHGLLTAGGTVAEAAAFFIALERCCQAQFLVEQAVAPGTNGAAGGLKKTFVGEEEAQYTKDGTGTPEVMYMQFVPEYQLILKESGGDFLL